Sequence from the Streptomyces sp. NBC_00440 genome:
GCCGCCAGATCCTGCGGCCCGTGTACGAGAGCGCGTTGCGGTTGGCCGAGAGGTACGAGGCGAAGAAGACCGCGAGCAGGATCTTGGCGAACTCGCCGGGCTGGATGGAGAAACCGCCGACCCGGATCCAGATCTTCGCGCCGTTCACCGCCGGGAAGAAGATCGGGATGATCATCAGGGCCAGGGCGGCGGCGACCGAGAGGTAGGTGTACTGCTGAAGGACCCGGTGGTCGCGCAGGAAGAGCACACAGCAGATGAAGAGCGCCACGGCGAGCGTGGACCAGATCAGCTGGGTGGGGGCCGCGCTGTTGCCCGGGGTCTCCAGGTCGAGACGGTAGATGAGCACGAGGCCGATGCCGTTGAGGAGCACGGCGATCGGCAGCAGCAACGGGTCCGCGTACGGGGCGCGGAAGCGGACGGCGAGATGGGCGAGGAGCGCCAGCAGGCCAAGACCCGCACCGTAGTTCAGGGTGTCCGCCGGTACCGCGTCGTTCTTGGCGAGTCCGACGTCGATGTAGCCGTAGACGGAGATCAGTACGGCGCCGATCAGCAGCACCAGTTCGACGCCCCGACGCTTCGGCAGACGTAGTTCGGGCGGGGGAGCGTCCGCCGTCGTTGCGGTCATGCCAGGCAACGTAGCAAGACGGTGACGCTATGTCCGTTAATGTCACCGTGCGCCGATGGGGAGCCGGTGCCGCGCGCGGCGGGGGCGGTGACCGGACAGCTGCGGGACGGCGCAGGTGTGACGCTGTGTCAGGGCCGCCCGGACCCGCGCCGGGCGGCGGCGCGGCTCACCGCTGGTACGGGTTCTGTCCCTGCTGCTGCGGCGTGGGCGGGCCGTATCCCTGCTGCGGGCCCTGCGGCTGGCCTGCGCTCTGTGCGAGAAGCTGCTCGGCCTGCTCCTTGGTCGCCCGGTTCTCGACACCGCAGAAGGTGCACTGCGTCGCGTACTTGGTGGAGAACGGGAAGAGCGGCACGAAGAACAGCGTGAACTTGGTGACGCGCTTACGGAGTGTGTGCGCGGACGGGTTCCCGCACTGTCCGCACACCAGCGTCAGTATGGCCAGTTGGTAGAGATAGCCTCTGCTGCCAAAAATGATCATGATGGGTCCCCTCCTGGTCGGTAATCGCGGTACACCGTAACCGGGTTCTTGCCCCTGCGGCGCCCGGGCTGTTCCCATGGTCGGGGTGGGGTGATGCGGCATGGCGGAACTCAAGGTGACACCGGGGCGGTACCAGGGCCGGACGCGGCTGTACGTCACGCTGCCGGGAGGCCCGGCCGCTGCCTGGTACGACCGGGAATCGGGCCAGGTCAGCCTGGTGCTGGACGAGTACAGGGCCGAGGTGCTCGACGCCCTCGCGCCCTATCTGAGCGGGGACCCCGAGGTGGGCCCGCCGCCGGTCCCCACCCCGGCGGAACTCGCGCTGCTCACCCTGCACCCCGACGACGACCTCGCACCCAACCGGCCCGGCGAGGCGCTGCACGCCGCCCTGGCGGGGATCGCCGTCTCCCGTTTCCGGCCGGCTCCCCGGCGCGCCGCGCTCGACGCGCTCACCGCCCAGGAGGCGCTGGGGGCCGAGCTGGACACGCTGGAGGGCGCGGGGTGGCGGGTGCTGCACTCGGTGCCGCTGCCCGGCGGCGGGCATATCGGCCATCTCCTGATCGGCCCGGCCGGGGTGCTGTCCGTGCGGACGCTGTACGCCAGGAAGCGGACGGTCCGGATCGCGGATCCGCTGGTCGCGGCCGGGCGCGGACAGCCGGAACCACAGCTGCGCTGGGCCCGCCACGAGGCGGAGCGCGCGGCGCTGGCCCTGGCCACGGCGGTACGTCCGGTGCTCGGGATCGTCGGCGCGGCACGGGTGGAAACGGCGGCGCGGGGCGCCGGGGAACGCGGCGGCCCCGGCGCCTCCGGGGCCCGGCCGGGTGAGGAGTGGCTGCTGCGGGACGGCGGGCAGGTGGGCGTACGGCTGCTGCGGGACGGTGAGGTGGGCGCGCTGGCCGGGCTCGGCGGTGTACTGAAGCCGGCCGACATCGAGTCGCTGTACGCGACGGCCCGCGACCGGAGGACCTGGCTGCGGGTGTGACCGGGCGGGCGCGGGCTGCGAATTGCGGGCCGGGGGTGCGGGGTTGCCGGACTGCCGGGCTGCCGGACTGCCGGGCTGCCGGGCTGCCGGGCTGCCGGGTCAGGTGCGGGGCAGTGGCCTGGCCCGGTTGAGGTTGATCAGCGGGCCCAGCAGATCGCCGTACCGCCGGAGCCGGGGGCCGATGTCGTCGATCCTGAAGTCCAGGTCGGCGGGGGCCGCGCACCCCTCGATCTCCTCCCAGGTCACCGGCGTGGAGACGGTCGGTTCGGTCCGTGCGCGCACGGTGTAGGGCGCCGCCGTGGTCTTCGCCGCCGCGTTCTGGCTGTGGTCCACGAAGACCTTGCCCGGCCGCAGCGCCCGCTTCATCCGGTGCAGGGCCAGATCGGGCAGGGCGGCCTCGGCCTCGACCGCGAGCGTCCTGGCGTACGCCGACACGTCGTCCGAAGGCGTCGGCTCCAGCGGCGTCAGCAGATGGAGCCCCTTGGAGCCCGAGGTCTTCGCGTACGCGGTCAGCCCGTCCGCCGACAGCCGCTCACGCAGCCACAGCGCCACCGTGCAGCACTCGACGGCGGTGGCCGGGGCCCCGGGGTCCAGATCGAGGACAAGCCGGTCGGCGAGGGCCGGTGCGTCGGCCTGCCACTGCGGTGTGTGGAACTCGACCACCAGATTGGCCGCCCACATCAGGCTCGCCAGGTCCTGCACCAGCACCTGGCGCGCGTCCCTGCTCCTGGAGCGCGGCACCTCCGCCGTATGGACCCAGGAAGGGGTGCCCGGCGGCACGTTCTTGGTGAAGAACAGCTGGCCGCCGGGGCCGTCCGGGTACCGCAGGAAGGAGACCGGGCGGCCGTGCAGATGGGCGAGGAGCGCCCCCGCCGTGCTGGCGCAGTAGTGCAGGACCTCGCCCTTCGTGGTGCCCGTGGCCGGATAGAGGACCTTGTCGAGGTGAGTGAGTGCCAGGCGCCGCCCCTCCACCTCGGTGATCGGGGACATATGTCGAGAATCCCACGAAATGCGGAGAGTGAGTATCGGCGACCGGTCATCGGCCCAGTGCCGCGTCCAGGGTCTGCGGGGCGGGGCGCGTACCCGCCCAGGCGATGTATCCGTCGGGGCGGACGAGCAGGGTGGTGGCGCGGTCGTCCGTCCAGTGCGCGTGGACGAGCGGGACCGGCCCGGTGTGTCCGG
This genomic interval carries:
- a CDS encoding NERD domain-containing protein, which gives rise to MAELKVTPGRYQGRTRLYVTLPGGPAAAWYDRESGQVSLVLDEYRAEVLDALAPYLSGDPEVGPPPVPTPAELALLTLHPDDDLAPNRPGEALHAALAGIAVSRFRPAPRRAALDALTAQEALGAELDTLEGAGWRVLHSVPLPGGGHIGHLLIGPAGVLSVRTLYARKRTVRIADPLVAAGRGQPEPQLRWARHEAERAALALATAVRPVLGIVGAARVETAARGAGERGGPGASGARPGEEWLLRDGGQVGVRLLRDGEVGALAGLGGVLKPADIESLYATARDRRTWLRV
- the ligD gene encoding non-homologous end-joining DNA ligase — protein: MSPITEVEGRRLALTHLDKVLYPATGTTKGEVLHYCASTAGALLAHLHGRPVSFLRYPDGPGGQLFFTKNVPPGTPSWVHTAEVPRSRSRDARQVLVQDLASLMWAANLVVEFHTPQWQADAPALADRLVLDLDPGAPATAVECCTVALWLRERLSADGLTAYAKTSGSKGLHLLTPLEPTPSDDVSAYARTLAVEAEAALPDLALHRMKRALRPGKVFVDHSQNAAAKTTAAPYTVRARTEPTVSTPVTWEEIEGCAAPADLDFRIDDIGPRLRRYGDLLGPLINLNRARPLPRT
- a CDS encoding zinc-ribbon domain-containing protein, whose translation is MIIFGSRGYLYQLAILTLVCGQCGNPSAHTLRKRVTKFTLFFVPLFPFSTKYATQCTFCGVENRATKEQAEQLLAQSAGQPQGPQQGYGPPTPQQQGQNPYQR